A part of Gramella sp. MAR_2010_147 genomic DNA contains:
- a CDS encoding helix-turn-helix domain-containing protein — protein sequence MAKLMLHTFELSDIQKVVEEVLERKLKSFIPREQDSLKLLSRKDTAQLLCISMPTLHDWTKNGTVKAHRIGNRVLYKLDEVKQALNQINTGRGLSC from the coding sequence ATGGCAAAACTAATGCTACACACATTTGAACTATCCGACATTCAAAAAGTCGTTGAAGAAGTTCTAGAAAGAAAACTAAAATCCTTTATTCCTAGAGAACAGGATTCTCTTAAACTATTATCACGTAAGGATACAGCACAATTGCTTTGTATTTCTATGCCTACTCTCCACGATTGGACAAAAAACGGAACTGTAAAAGCTCACCGTATAGGTAATAGAGTTCTCTATAAACTTGATGAAGTTAAGCAAGCACTTAACCAAATCAATACAGGAAGGGGGCTATCATGTTAA
- the mce gene encoding methylmalonyl-CoA epimerase, whose product MKRIEHIGIAVKDLDAANKTYEAVLGAEHYKTEVVESEGVSTSFFEIGESKIELLAATDPESPVAKFIEKRGEGIHHIAFYVDDIHAEIKRLKGEGFRLLNENPKPGADNKLVAFMHPKDANGVLVELCQERPSPALPDVEGA is encoded by the coding sequence ATGAAGAGAATAGAACATATAGGAATAGCCGTCAAAGATCTGGATGCAGCCAATAAAACTTATGAAGCCGTGTTGGGTGCAGAGCATTATAAAACTGAAGTGGTAGAAAGTGAGGGTGTCTCTACTTCTTTTTTTGAAATTGGTGAAAGTAAAATTGAATTGCTGGCAGCTACCGATCCTGAAAGCCCTGTTGCGAAATTTATAGAAAAAAGGGGTGAGGGAATTCATCATATTGCTTTTTATGTGGACGATATTCATGCTGAAATTAAAAGGCTCAAAGGTGAAGGGTTCAGACTATTAAATGAAAATCCAAAGCCGGGAGCAGATAATAAGCTGGTTGCTTTTATGCATCCGAAAGATGCCAATGGAGTGTTGGTAGAGTTGTGTCAGGAAAGACCCTCCCCAGCACTCCCCGATGTAGAAGGAGCATAG
- the rbfA gene encoding 30S ribosome-binding factor RbfA, producing MEETNRQKKIGGLLQKDLADILQNSLRESGRTGILVSVSKVRVTTDLSIAKAYVSIFPSKHQQEVIEEINENKSQIKHEMAQRTRHQLRKMPDLSFYIDDSLEYIDGIEKSIKGKEDPVANPDLLDKRKKS from the coding sequence ATGGAAGAAACGAACAGACAAAAAAAGATAGGTGGATTGTTGCAGAAGGACCTGGCAGATATCTTACAGAATTCTCTAAGAGAAAGCGGCAGGACAGGAATTTTGGTTTCTGTTTCCAAGGTTCGGGTAACTACAGATCTTTCGATCGCCAAGGCATATGTAAGCATTTTTCCTTCTAAGCACCAGCAGGAAGTAATTGAAGAAATAAACGAAAATAAATCGCAGATCAAACATGAGATGGCTCAGCGCACGAGGCATCAGTTAAGGAAAATGCCCGATCTCAGTTTTTATATAGATGATTCGCTTGAATATATAGATGGTATTGAAAAATCTATTAAGGGAAAAGAAGATCCTGTGGCCAACCCAGATCTATTAGATAAGCGGAAAAAATCTTAA
- a CDS encoding FtsX-like permease family protein: protein MKFPLYIAKRYLFTKSKSNAINIITIIAAIGVFAGAFSLFVVLSGFSGLRDFSLSFSNEFDPDLKAFPKEGKVIRISEEQIIRLQQIEGVESFSKIIEERVILTYKSKEQPAYIKGVDEEYRRVNQIDSAIVFGTWLTNSEPQVVIGNGLSRLLDVGTFNYQNLLKIMVPKPGKAAITMTNLQDAFSARQTIVSGIYSVNEELDDKYVFTHLNFAKDLLNLDENEYSAIEFKLHPEISTDQVTEEIKKVFDGNASIKTRAELNDALNKMLNSENLFVYLIFTLVLTIALFNVVGSIIVMILDKRENIKTLHSLGATPNQIKNIFFLQGMLMTGLGGIIGLAVAVILIILQMNYDLVMITPNLPYPVAMEVENIFIVLITIFTLGLIASYIAAGRSKKALS, encoded by the coding sequence TTGAAATTTCCTCTATATATCGCCAAAAGGTATCTTTTTACAAAAAGTAAAAGCAATGCCATTAATATTATTACCATTATCGCGGCGATTGGAGTATTTGCAGGTGCATTTTCTTTATTTGTAGTGCTTAGCGGATTTTCAGGACTAAGAGATTTCAGTCTTTCCTTTTCCAATGAATTTGATCCAGACCTTAAAGCTTTTCCGAAAGAAGGTAAGGTGATCAGGATTTCTGAAGAACAAATCATTCGGCTTCAGCAAATTGAAGGTGTTGAAAGTTTCAGCAAGATCATTGAAGAAAGGGTTATTCTTACCTATAAATCTAAAGAGCAGCCAGCCTATATTAAAGGTGTGGATGAAGAATACAGAAGGGTGAATCAAATTGATAGTGCCATTGTATTTGGAACCTGGCTTACTAACAGTGAACCACAGGTGGTGATTGGAAACGGACTCTCAAGGTTGCTGGATGTTGGAACATTCAATTATCAAAACCTCCTTAAGATCATGGTGCCCAAACCCGGGAAAGCTGCCATTACTATGACCAATCTTCAGGATGCTTTTAGTGCCCGGCAAACAATTGTGAGCGGAATTTACAGCGTAAATGAGGAACTGGATGATAAATATGTGTTTACCCACCTTAATTTCGCGAAAGATCTTCTGAATCTTGATGAAAACGAATATTCTGCGATTGAGTTCAAACTACATCCTGAAATTTCTACAGATCAGGTGACTGAAGAAATCAAAAAAGTATTTGATGGTAATGCAAGCATTAAAACACGTGCAGAATTAAATGACGCATTAAACAAAATGCTAAATTCTGAAAACCTGTTCGTTTATCTCATATTTACACTTGTACTTACCATTGCATTATTTAATGTGGTAGGATCTATTATTGTAATGATCCTGGACAAACGAGAAAACATCAAAACGCTTCATAGCCTGGGTGCTACTCCAAATCAAATCAAGAATATTTTCTTTTTACAGGGGATGCTAATGACAGGTTTAGGCGGAATTATTGGGCTAGCTGTTGCAGTAATTCTAATTATACTTCAGATGAATTATGACCTTGTCATGATCACCCCTAATTTACCTTATCCTGTAGCAATGGAGGTTGAAAATATCTTTATTGTTCTAATTACCATTTTCACACTTGGACTCATTGCCTCGTATATTGCAGCAGGAAGAAGTAAGAAAGCACTCAGCTAA
- the dusB gene encoding tRNA dihydrouridine synthase DusB, which produces MAKIGNIDVGDFPLLLAPMEDVSDPPFRALCKEQGADVVYTEFISSEGLIRDAAKSTMKLDIYEKERPVGIQIFGANLESMLQSVEIVEKSGPDIIDINFGCPVKKVVSKGAGAGILKDVDLMVSLTEAMVKHTKLPVTVKTRLGWDHDSIKIIEVAERLQDVGCQAISIHGRTRAQMYKGEADWAPIAEVKNNPRMHIPVFGNGDVDSPERAVEMRDKFGLDGAMIGRASIGYPWFFREVKHYFKTGEHMAPPTLEERVDAARRHLQMSIDWKGERLGVFETRRHYTNYFKGIPHFKEYRMKMVTSDHSIDVFKAFDEVEREFAGYEFA; this is translated from the coding sequence TTGGCAAAAATTGGAAATATAGATGTAGGAGACTTTCCGTTGCTTCTGGCACCGATGGAAGATGTGAGTGACCCGCCATTTCGTGCGCTTTGTAAGGAGCAGGGAGCAGATGTGGTGTATACTGAATTTATCTCTTCTGAAGGGCTTATTCGGGATGCAGCTAAGAGCACCATGAAACTTGATATTTACGAAAAAGAACGCCCGGTTGGTATACAGATCTTTGGAGCTAACCTGGAATCCATGCTTCAGTCTGTTGAAATTGTTGAAAAATCAGGTCCTGATATTATTGATATTAACTTTGGATGTCCAGTAAAAAAGGTGGTTTCAAAAGGTGCCGGTGCGGGTATTCTAAAAGATGTGGATCTAATGGTTTCTTTGACAGAAGCTATGGTAAAACATACTAAATTGCCAGTAACGGTAAAGACAAGATTAGGCTGGGATCACGATTCTATCAAGATCATAGAGGTTGCTGAAAGACTTCAGGATGTAGGCTGCCAGGCAATTTCTATTCACGGCAGAACCAGGGCACAGATGTATAAAGGGGAAGCCGACTGGGCTCCAATTGCTGAGGTAAAAAATAATCCCAGGATGCATATTCCGGTTTTCGGAAACGGAGATGTAGATTCACCTGAAAGAGCGGTGGAGATGCGTGATAAATTTGGATTGGATGGTGCGATGATAGGTCGTGCAAGTATTGGTTATCCCTGGTTCTTTAGAGAGGTTAAGCATTACTTTAAAACCGGCGAACATATGGCTCCGCCAACGCTTGAAGAAAGAGTAGATGCGGCCAGGAGACATCTTCAAATGTCGATCGACTGGAAAGGAGAACGCCTAGGTGTTTTTGAAACCAGACGCCATTATACAAATTATTTCAAAGGTATTCCTCACTTTAAGGAATACCGAATGAAAATGGTGACCAGTGATCATTCTATAGATGTTTTTAAAGCATTTGATGAAGTGGAGAGAGAATTTGCAGGATATGAATTTGCTTAG
- a CDS encoding TonB-dependent receptor: MSKVKFAPLFILLIPYVFFSQNSLSGNIQNQDKTPVAFANVILLNAADSTSVYKGTISEDDGSFLIENVKDSTYILKVSFVGYTELLQEVSVKGPTKLKPITLEESSDNLDEVVVNARRPKISRKVDRLVFDVENSSLSTGNTFDILKRTPGVIVSQGNLLVKNRPATVYINDRKVYLSSQELQQLLEGFSAGNVKTVEVITNPPAKYDAEGGVILNITTSKNISIGYKGSINASNTIAVVPKYNIGTNQYYKNDWLNFYASYNYNQRDLYKNDESYIEFYAPNSEVESRWITDFKKNTYMYSHSLNTILDFTLGEASTLSLSANIQITPDSDSDINGLTNIYDNTNALDSLFTTDTRLHSNTDNILLAGTYNTSLGENGSLSAIGNYINYDNSQFQHIMTNYFEENGSFIRDNSFTTEAKQNSEIYTGQIDISTPLGSTDFETGVKYSGLNTESGQDYYNTNDGLRSFDPALSDGLVYDENIYAAYVSLSKDWEKWAMQLGLRGEYTDVQGDSRTFGTVNTQEYFELFPTFYVSYSPEEDHSFGLDYSRRISRPRFQSLNSYRYFINENNFQEGNPNLMPSISNKITFNYNYKNTWFFDLYWDRAENSIALLPFQDNENRNLRSVNLNMNYEQQFSFDVTYYSYLNDWWVLSTYASFFYMENEFPALESGGQLVKNDVLSTYIQAYNYFILGKDGSFSAEVIGTYLPTFIAGSYVFDEPQYGLTLGLKKTFFDSRLTATVNLEDAFNSMNIPLKSQYLNQNNGFFAKPESRMLRLGLIYKFGNFKLNDNSRAINAEESERLKEQSVLD, from the coding sequence ATGTCAAAAGTTAAGTTCGCTCCCCTTTTTATTCTACTAATTCCATATGTTTTCTTTTCTCAGAATTCACTTTCCGGAAATATTCAAAATCAGGATAAAACACCTGTGGCCTTTGCTAATGTGATCCTTTTAAATGCAGCAGACTCTACAAGTGTATATAAAGGAACAATCTCTGAAGATGATGGAAGTTTTTTAATCGAGAACGTTAAGGATAGCACCTATATATTAAAGGTTTCTTTTGTAGGATACACAGAACTTCTTCAGGAAGTCAGCGTAAAAGGTCCTACAAAACTTAAACCGATTACTTTAGAAGAGTCTTCAGATAATCTGGATGAGGTGGTAGTGAATGCCCGTAGGCCTAAGATCAGCAGAAAAGTTGACCGATTGGTTTTTGACGTTGAAAACTCCAGTTTGTCTACCGGCAATACATTTGATATTTTAAAGCGTACTCCCGGTGTTATTGTAAGTCAGGGAAATTTACTGGTAAAGAACAGGCCTGCGACGGTTTATATTAATGACAGGAAAGTTTATTTAAGCTCACAGGAACTTCAACAGTTGCTTGAAGGATTTTCTGCAGGAAATGTAAAAACGGTGGAAGTGATCACAAATCCTCCTGCAAAATACGATGCTGAAGGCGGAGTTATTCTAAATATCACAACCTCAAAAAATATTTCTATAGGCTATAAAGGAAGTATTAATGCCTCCAATACTATTGCTGTTGTTCCTAAATACAATATTGGAACCAATCAGTATTACAAGAATGACTGGCTTAATTTTTACGCCAGTTATAATTACAATCAAAGGGATCTCTACAAAAACGATGAGAGTTACATAGAATTTTATGCACCTAATTCTGAAGTAGAATCGCGCTGGATCACAGATTTTAAAAAGAATACTTATATGTATTCTCACAGCCTTAATACGATTCTCGATTTTACGCTTGGCGAGGCAAGCACATTAAGTTTAAGTGCCAATATTCAAATAACGCCAGATTCAGATAGTGATATTAATGGTTTAACGAATATCTATGACAATACGAATGCTCTGGATTCTTTGTTTACTACAGACACTCGCTTACACAGCAACACAGACAATATACTTCTGGCCGGTACGTATAATACCAGTCTGGGTGAAAATGGAAGCCTATCTGCGATTGGAAATTATATAAACTATGATAACAGCCAGTTTCAGCATATCATGACAAATTACTTTGAAGAAAATGGAAGTTTTATAAGAGATAATTCTTTTACTACAGAAGCAAAGCAAAATAGTGAGATCTATACAGGGCAGATTGATATTTCTACTCCATTAGGTTCTACAGATTTTGAAACCGGTGTAAAATATTCAGGCTTGAATACAGAAAGTGGACAGGACTATTATAATACAAATGATGGTTTACGTAGCTTTGATCCTGCGTTATCTGATGGCCTTGTATATGATGAAAATATTTATGCGGCCTATGTGAGTCTCTCTAAAGACTGGGAAAAATGGGCAATGCAGCTTGGGCTTCGTGGTGAGTATACAGATGTGCAGGGAGATTCCAGAACTTTTGGAACCGTGAATACCCAGGAGTATTTTGAACTTTTCCCCACCTTTTATGTTTCATATTCACCTGAAGAGGACCATTCATTTGGACTTGATTATAGCCGCCGAATTTCAAGACCAAGATTTCAAAGCCTGAATTCTTATCGTTATTTCATAAATGAAAATAATTTTCAGGAAGGTAATCCTAATTTAATGCCTTCAATTTCAAATAAGATCACCTTTAATTATAATTATAAGAATACATGGTTCTTTGATCTATATTGGGACAGAGCAGAGAATTCCATAGCACTATTACCTTTTCAGGATAATGAAAACAGAAATTTGAGAAGCGTGAACCTGAATATGAATTACGAACAGCAATTTAGTTTTGATGTAACGTATTACTCATATTTAAATGACTGGTGGGTGCTTTCTACCTATGCTTCCTTTTTCTATATGGAAAATGAATTCCCGGCTCTTGAAAGTGGCGGACAGCTTGTGAAAAATGATGTTTTAAGCACTTATATTCAGGCGTATAATTATTTCATCCTGGGCAAAGACGGTAGTTTTTCAGCAGAAGTTATAGGGACTTATTTACCAACCTTTATTGCAGGATCTTATGTATTTGATGAACCACAATATGGATTAACTTTGGGGCTTAAAAAGACCTTTTTTGATTCCAGGCTTACCGCAACCGTGAATCTTGAAGATGCTTTTAATTCTATGAATATTCCGTTAAAATCTCAATACCTCAATCAGAATAACGGGTTTTTTGCCAAACCGGAATCCAGGATGCTTAGACTTGGGCTCATCTACAAATTTGGTAATTTTAAACTGAATGATAACAGCAGGGCGATTAATGCTGAAGAGAGTGAGCGTTTAAAAGAACAATCGGTGCTGGATTAG
- a CDS encoding glycoside hydrolase family 3 N-terminal domain-containing protein gives MRLNKTFLLVITGIFFGLNLTAQNSGPEKPEFLQYTNSKWVDSVMTELSVDERIAQLLMIPAFSNKDADHKQEILRHIKEYKIGGLIFMQGNPKAQLELMNDYQLASEVPLLGAIDGEWGLGMRLDNTISYPYQMALGAIQGEELIYDMGVEIARQIKRTGLHVNFGPVVDVNNNPQNPVINYRSFGEDKLNVSKKGIAYMKGMQSQNLLATAKHFPGHGDTDTDSHYALPQINHPFERLDDLEMYPFKELINAGIGGVMVAHLDIPALDSTGTPSTLSKPIITGILKERLGFEGLIVTDAMNMKGVAEGNEPGEVDKKAILAGNDLLEFSEDIPKAIAEIRNAIRSGLISQAEIDSRCRKILAVKQWVGLNNYKPLSVKNIEKEINSGGAEWLNRRLVEASLTLLKNETSLVPLQRLDTLKIASISIGAKKTTNFQKSLNLYMKVKNFQLDRKANASEVNDLKEDLKDYNLVIVGLHDFSIRPRNEIDLSEEVKTLISELSQERNSIFSLFKNPYVIDKLENIEKSDVLIEAYQDSELTQELSAQLIFGGVGAWGKLPVTVGEKFKAGDGLDLKAGNRFKYSTPEDAGMNSEELRTGIDSLMNEAMAAKAIPGGVVLVAKDQKVVFHKAYGLHKYSDTIKVKRSDIYDLASVSKISTALPAIMKLYDEGKFDLEAGIEEYLPYFKNSNKEGIAFRQIFAHQARFKPWIPYWKNTLRDNGSFKWNTFKKDSSARYPVKVSEELWLHKNYKHKIFKAIKKSPLEDKAEYKYSGLVFYLLPTVVERITKEDFETYINQNFYEKLGATTVNYNPSEKFPMNRIVPTESDFNFRHEEIHGNVHDEGAIMMGGISANAGLFANANDLAKLMQMYLNMGEYGGVRYIEEATVQEFTKTQFPENDNHRAIAFDKPYLDYRGEDSNTAKDVSSDSFGHTGFTGIMVWMDPKEDLLYIFLSNRVLPTRENTRLYKLNTRTKIQQILYGSLEK, from the coding sequence ATGCGATTAAATAAGACATTTCTTTTGGTCATCACCGGAATATTTTTCGGATTGAACCTTACGGCACAGAATTCCGGTCCTGAAAAACCCGAATTTCTTCAGTATACCAATAGTAAGTGGGTAGATTCTGTAATGACAGAACTTTCTGTAGATGAAAGAATTGCGCAATTATTGATGATACCGGCATTTTCCAATAAAGATGCAGATCATAAGCAGGAAATCTTAAGACATATAAAGGAGTATAAGATTGGCGGACTCATTTTTATGCAGGGAAATCCTAAAGCTCAACTGGAACTAATGAACGATTATCAACTCGCCTCGGAGGTCCCTTTATTAGGAGCAATAGATGGGGAATGGGGACTTGGGATGAGACTGGATAATACAATAAGTTACCCTTACCAAATGGCTCTTGGGGCAATTCAGGGAGAGGAATTAATCTATGATATGGGGGTGGAAATAGCACGGCAAATTAAGCGTACCGGCCTTCATGTGAATTTTGGGCCGGTGGTAGATGTGAATAATAACCCGCAGAACCCGGTGATCAATTACCGTTCATTTGGAGAAGATAAACTGAATGTTTCTAAGAAGGGAATCGCCTATATGAAAGGAATGCAAAGTCAGAATTTGCTGGCTACGGCAAAACATTTTCCCGGGCATGGAGATACCGATACCGATTCGCACTATGCTTTACCCCAGATCAATCATCCTTTTGAAAGACTTGATGATTTAGAGATGTATCCATTTAAAGAATTGATAAATGCCGGAATAGGCGGGGTTATGGTGGCGCATTTAGATATTCCTGCACTGGATTCAACTGGAACTCCTTCTACATTATCGAAGCCAATCATTACCGGAATTCTAAAAGAACGTCTTGGTTTTGAAGGTTTGATCGTAACCGACGCTATGAATATGAAAGGAGTAGCAGAAGGTAATGAGCCTGGAGAAGTAGACAAAAAAGCGATACTTGCCGGAAATGACCTGCTTGAATTTTCAGAAGATATCCCGAAAGCGATTGCTGAAATTAGAAACGCCATTCGTAGCGGACTCATTTCACAAGCTGAAATTGATAGTCGCTGTAGAAAAATACTGGCCGTAAAGCAATGGGTAGGTTTAAATAATTACAAACCACTTTCAGTAAAAAATATAGAGAAAGAGATCAATAGTGGTGGTGCTGAATGGTTAAACCGAAGGTTGGTTGAAGCTTCCCTAACCTTGCTGAAGAACGAAACATCTCTGGTGCCGTTACAAAGACTGGATACATTGAAAATTGCGTCAATTTCTATTGGTGCTAAGAAAACAACCAATTTTCAGAAATCGCTGAACCTGTATATGAAAGTCAAAAATTTTCAGCTGGACCGTAAAGCGAATGCTTCAGAAGTAAATGATCTTAAAGAGGATTTAAAAGATTATAACCTGGTTATTGTTGGGCTACATGATTTTAGTATACGTCCCAGAAATGAAATAGACCTTTCTGAGGAGGTGAAAACATTAATTTCAGAACTTTCACAAGAAAGGAATAGCATTTTTAGTCTCTTTAAGAATCCTTATGTCATCGATAAACTTGAAAATATTGAAAAATCTGATGTTTTAATTGAAGCCTATCAGGATTCTGAACTTACTCAGGAACTTTCAGCGCAATTAATATTTGGAGGAGTGGGAGCTTGGGGGAAACTTCCTGTCACTGTAGGTGAGAAATTTAAAGCAGGGGATGGTCTGGATCTTAAAGCAGGCAATCGTTTTAAATACAGTACACCCGAAGATGCAGGGATGAATTCAGAAGAATTAAGAACAGGAATAGATTCACTTATGAATGAAGCGATGGCGGCAAAAGCTATTCCAGGAGGAGTGGTACTGGTAGCCAAAGATCAAAAAGTAGTTTTTCACAAAGCCTATGGCCTTCATAAATACAGCGATACTATAAAGGTAAAAAGATCTGATATCTATGATCTGGCTTCGGTTAGTAAGATATCTACCGCTCTGCCGGCAATAATGAAATTATATGATGAAGGTAAGTTTGATCTTGAAGCTGGTATAGAGGAATATCTGCCGTATTTTAAAAATTCAAATAAAGAAGGAATCGCATTTAGGCAAATCTTTGCTCACCAGGCACGTTTTAAGCCGTGGATCCCCTACTGGAAAAATACATTAAGGGATAATGGAAGTTTTAAATGGAACACTTTCAAAAAAGATTCCTCGGCCAGGTATCCGGTAAAAGTTAGTGAAGAGCTGTGGTTGCATAAAAATTATAAACATAAAATATTTAAAGCGATTAAAAAGTCTCCTTTGGAGGACAAAGCAGAATATAAATATTCAGGACTTGTTTTCTACTTATTGCCTACAGTGGTAGAACGTATCACCAAAGAAGATTTTGAAACCTATATCAACCAGAACTTCTATGAAAAATTAGGAGCTACAACCGTTAATTATAATCCTTCTGAAAAATTTCCTATGAATAGAATTGTACCTACCGAAAGCGATTTCAATTTTAGACATGAAGAAATCCATGGAAATGTACATGATGAAGGAGCTATTATGATGGGTGGTATTTCAGCCAATGCGGGGCTTTTCGCTAATGCGAATGATCTGGCAAAATTGATGCAAATGTATTTGAATATGGGTGAATATGGTGGTGTAAGATATATAGAGGAAGCTACTGTGCAGGAATTTACAAAAACTCAATTTCCTGAAAATGATAATCACAGGGCTATCGCTTTTGATAAACCATACCTTGATTACAGGGGTGAAGACAGTAATACTGCAAAAGATGTTAGCTCAGATAGTTTTGGTCATACGGGATTCACGGGTATCATGGTATGGATGGACCCAAAGGAAGATCTATTGTATATTTTTCTGTCTAACAGGGTGCTTCCAACCCGGGAAAACACCCGTCTTTATAAGTTAAATACAAGAACTAAAATCCAGCAGATACTTTACGGTTCCCTTGAAAAGTAG
- a CDS encoding DUF5009 domain-containing protein, whose translation MEKTVKSTSRQRYFALDVLRGMTIALMILVNTPGSWSTIYAPFKHAYWHGFTLTDLVFPTFLFVIGNAASFSLGKYEQQSEAVFLRKIFKRSILIFLIGLFLSAFPFVYREAGELVLKDLSKIRIMGVLQRIALCYFFGSLILHYFRLRFALIFSAFLLLAYWFILWYFGSHPDPYSIENNAALKFDLLIFPKENLWKGFGIPFDPEGFLSTIPAIVNVIAGYAAGKFIQVFGNNKNTVVKLITAGLVFLGIGLVWSLYFPINKGIWTSSFVLYSTGWDLLILAVLILIIEILGFKRWTAFFESFGKNPLFVFIMSGVVVMLMAIIYIDGQPLKSWLYTNFYLSWISDYNASLAFAVTYILLMWLIGYLLKRKNIYIKV comes from the coding sequence ATGGAAAAGACAGTGAAATCTACCTCCAGACAACGATATTTTGCCCTGGATGTTCTTAGGGGAATGACTATTGCTCTCATGATCCTGGTGAATACCCCAGGCAGCTGGTCTACCATATACGCACCATTTAAACATGCTTACTGGCATGGATTCACGTTAACAGATCTCGTTTTCCCTACATTTCTATTTGTAATAGGGAACGCGGCAAGTTTCAGCTTGGGTAAATATGAACAACAATCAGAAGCAGTTTTTTTAAGAAAAATCTTCAAACGCAGCATACTTATATTTTTAATTGGGTTATTCCTGAGCGCTTTTCCATTTGTATACCGAGAAGCCGGTGAGCTGGTTCTTAAAGATCTTAGCAAAATTAGAATTATGGGAGTATTGCAGCGAATTGCGCTTTGCTATTTCTTCGGTTCTCTTATTTTGCACTACTTCAGGCTAAGATTCGCTTTGATATTCAGTGCTTTCCTGTTACTGGCCTATTGGTTTATTTTATGGTATTTTGGTTCTCACCCAGATCCTTATAGTATTGAGAATAACGCTGCATTAAAGTTCGATCTACTAATTTTTCCAAAAGAAAACCTATGGAAAGGTTTTGGTATTCCCTTTGATCCGGAGGGTTTTTTAAGCACGATCCCGGCCATTGTAAATGTAATTGCAGGTTATGCAGCCGGAAAATTTATTCAGGTTTTCGGTAACAATAAAAATACGGTCGTCAAACTAATAACAGCAGGATTGGTATTCCTGGGAATTGGTCTGGTATGGTCTCTCTATTTTCCTATTAATAAAGGAATCTGGACAAGTTCCTTTGTATTATATAGCACAGGTTGGGACCTTCTCATTCTTGCAGTGTTAATTTTGATCATAGAAATATTAGGTTTTAAAAGATGGACTGCTTTTTTCGAATCTTTCGGGAAAAACCCGTTATTCGTTTTTATAATGTCAGGAGTGGTGGTAATGCTAATGGCGATAATATACATAGACGGTCAACCCCTTAAAAGCTGGCTTTATACTAATTTTTACCTGAGCTGGATAAGCGATTACAATGCATCTCTTGCTTTTGCCGTTACCTATATACTATTAATGTGGTTAATAGGATATCTGCTGAAGAGAAAAAATATTTATATAAAAGTTTGA